A DNA window from Synchiropus splendidus isolate RoL2022-P1 chromosome 2, RoL_Sspl_1.0, whole genome shotgun sequence contains the following coding sequences:
- the il15 gene encoding interleukin-15 isoform X2, with product MTAPRLLQPSGTAQQGATAAWFHLTCKVCHKVWLGVLVLSFLSGTTSATSDYEDVLRCLEKLTDSFQDSTAMLYAPSVNTEDKCEEMSLKCYLTELMMVIGEQEINNLYTRCIDDFNAGLLESDRCLQCEVHPQQDITTFLKQLRELLERLLIKKAPDPK from the exons ATGACGGCGCCTCGGCTGCTTCAGCCCAGTGGTACTGCACAGCAGGGAGCG ACCGCCGCCTGGTTCCACCTGACCTGCAAGGTTTGCCATAAAGTTTGGCTGGGAGTGTTGGTTCTCAG CTTTCTGAGCGGCACCACGTCCGCCACTTCGGACTACGAAGACGTATTGCGATGCCTGGAGAAGCTGACGGACTCCTTTCAG GATTCAACAGCAATGTTGTACGCACCGTCAGTAAACACTGAG GACAAATGTGAAGAGATGTCTCTCAAGTGTTACCTCACGGAGCTGATGATGGTGATCGGAGAACAGGAAATAAATAACTTATACACTAGATGCATCGACGATTTTAATGCCGGGCTTCTGGAATCT GACCGTTGTCTCCAGTGCGAAGTGCACCCGCAGCAGGACATCACCACATTTCTGAAACAACTTAGAGAACTGTTGGAGCGGCTCCTGATTAAAAAGGCCCCTGATCCGAAATGA
- the il15 gene encoding interleukin-15 isoform X1, with protein sequence MTAPRLLQPSGTAQQGATAAWFHLTCKVCHKVWLGVLVLSFLSGTTSATSDYEDVLRCLEKLTDSFQDSTAMLYAPSVNTEDKCEEMSLKCYLTELMMVIGEQEINNLYTRCIDDFNAGLLESQSQDRCLQCEVHPQQDITTFLKQLRELLERLLIKKAPDPK encoded by the exons ATGACGGCGCCTCGGCTGCTTCAGCCCAGTGGTACTGCACAGCAGGGAGCG ACCGCCGCCTGGTTCCACCTGACCTGCAAGGTTTGCCATAAAGTTTGGCTGGGAGTGTTGGTTCTCAG CTTTCTGAGCGGCACCACGTCCGCCACTTCGGACTACGAAGACGTATTGCGATGCCTGGAGAAGCTGACGGACTCCTTTCAG GATTCAACAGCAATGTTGTACGCACCGTCAGTAAACACTGAG GACAAATGTGAAGAGATGTCTCTCAAGTGTTACCTCACGGAGCTGATGATGGTGATCGGAGAACAGGAAATAAATAACTTATACACTAGATGCATCGACGATTTTAATGCCGGGCTTCTGGAATCT CAATCGCAGGACCGTTGTCTCCAGTGCGAAGTGCACCCGCAGCAGGACATCACCACATTTCTGAAACAACTTAGAGAACTGTTGGAGCGGCTCCTGATTAAAAAGGCCCCTGATCCGAAATGA